In the Geobacter sp. FeAm09 genome, one interval contains:
- a CDS encoding DMT family transporter codes for MHNSITRHAEARRGLLLVMLAAVLWGTVGVSSKTLYAISATTPLSIGFFRLALAVPVLLLACWFKLGRGMLRVTRRDFALMVLIGAMTALYQACYFAAIARVGVAVATLITLCTAPVMVALLATLFTAERLTGRLLLALALALAGTAMLVGIGPGGPGPKSGVTGHLLALGSAFGYAVVALATRMLAGRHHPFQPIAISFSIGALLLFLCNLPQGLVVRYPAEGWGLLVYLGVVPTALAYVAFIAGMRSVTATTASICTLLEPLTSTLLAWLIFGERLGSWGIFGALLLAGAMGMLFTGGRRIRDA; via the coding sequence ATGCACAACTCCATCACACGCCACGCCGAGGCGCGGCGCGGTTTGTTATTGGTCATGCTGGCGGCGGTCCTCTGGGGCACCGTCGGCGTCAGCAGCAAGACGCTCTACGCGATATCGGCAACCACCCCGCTTTCCATCGGATTCTTTCGCCTGGCCCTTGCGGTGCCGGTCCTGCTGCTGGCCTGCTGGTTCAAGCTCGGGAGGGGGATGCTGCGGGTTACCCGCCGCGATTTCGCCCTGATGGTGCTGATCGGGGCCATGACGGCCCTCTATCAGGCCTGCTATTTCGCCGCCATCGCCCGGGTGGGCGTTGCCGTGGCCACCCTGATCACCCTCTGCACCGCCCCGGTCATGGTCGCCCTGCTGGCGACACTCTTCACCGCCGAGAGGCTGACGGGCCGCCTGCTCCTGGCGTTGGCCCTGGCTCTGGCCGGCACGGCCATGCTGGTCGGCATCGGGCCAGGGGGGCCGGGGCCAAAAAGCGGCGTGACGGGGCACCTGCTGGCGCTCGGCTCGGCATTCGGCTATGCCGTCGTAGCCCTGGCAACCCGTATGCTGGCCGGCCGCCATCATCCCTTCCAGCCCATAGCCATCAGCTTCAGCATTGGGGCACTGCTCCTGTTCCTCTGCAACCTGCCCCAGGGGCTCGTTGTCCGGTATCCGGCAGAGGGCTGGGGACTGCTCGTCTACCTGGGGGTGGTACCCACCGCCCTCGCCTATGTGGCGTTCATCGCCGGCATGCGTTCCGTGACCGCCACCACGGCGAGCATCTGCACCCTGCTGGAGCCGCTGACCTCGACGCTCCTGGCGTGGCTGATCTTCGGTGAACGACTCGGTTCGTGGGGGATCTTCGGCGCCCTGCTGCTGGCTGGCGCCATGGGCATGCTCTTCACCGGCGGGAGGAGGATTCGGGACGCCTGA
- a CDS encoding YhdH/YhfP family quinone oxidoreductase has product MEDTVFKAMIVEEPHKGAFSRRIGERRVGDLPPGEVLIRVHYSSLNYKDALSATGHPGVSRIFPHTPGVDAAGEVAASATDALAPGDRVLVTGYDLGMNTPGGFGQYIRVPAAWVLKLPPGLSLRESMILGTAGFTAALSVLRLMEAGVRPGSGDILVSGATGGVGSIAVGLLAKASYRVVAASGKEHEGEFLRSLGAAEVIGRDELLLGSERPLMKERWAGAVDVVGGTTLAAILKGTRYGGTVTCCGLVGSSELPVNVFPFILRGVSLVGIDSVQCPMAPRVTVWNRLADDWKLPSLAGMATECGLHELEQKIQTMLHGGLRGRTIVNLSE; this is encoded by the coding sequence ATGGAAGATACCGTTTTCAAGGCCATGATCGTCGAGGAGCCGCACAAGGGAGCTTTCAGCCGCCGCATCGGCGAACGGCGGGTCGGCGACCTGCCGCCGGGAGAGGTTCTCATCAGGGTCCACTATTCGTCCCTCAACTACAAGGACGCCCTTTCCGCCACCGGGCACCCCGGCGTCAGCCGCATCTTTCCCCATACCCCCGGGGTGGACGCGGCCGGCGAGGTGGCGGCCTCCGCCACGGACGCCCTTGCCCCCGGCGACCGGGTGCTCGTCACCGGCTACGACCTGGGCATGAACACCCCCGGCGGTTTCGGGCAGTACATCCGGGTGCCCGCGGCCTGGGTGCTGAAGCTGCCGCCGGGCCTGAGCCTCCGGGAGAGCATGATACTCGGCACCGCCGGGTTCACCGCCGCCCTCTCGGTGCTTCGGCTCATGGAGGCGGGGGTGCGGCCGGGGAGCGGCGATATTCTCGTGAGCGGAGCCACCGGCGGCGTGGGCAGCATCGCCGTGGGGCTGTTGGCAAAGGCCAGCTACCGGGTCGTGGCGGCCAGCGGCAAGGAGCATGAAGGGGAGTTCCTCCGCTCCCTCGGGGCCGCCGAGGTCATCGGCCGCGACGAATTGCTGCTGGGGAGCGAGCGCCCGCTCATGAAGGAGCGGTGGGCCGGCGCCGTGGATGTGGTGGGGGGGACCACCCTGGCGGCGATCCTCAAGGGGACCCGCTACGGCGGGACCGTCACCTGCTGCGGCCTGGTCGGCTCCTCGGAGCTTCCGGTCAACGTCTTCCCCTTTATCCTGAGGGGGGTGAGCCTGGTGGGGATCGACTCGGTACAGTGCCCCATGGCCCCGCGGGTCACCGTCTGGAACCGGCTGGCCGACGACTGGAAATTGCCGTCGCTCGCCGGGATGGCCACCGAATGCGGCCTCCACGAACTCGAGCAGAAGATCCAGACCATGCTGCACGGCGGGCTCCGGGGAAGGACCATCGTCAACCTCTCGGAGTGA